The following coding sequences are from one Gossypium raimondii isolate GPD5lz chromosome 4, ASM2569854v1, whole genome shotgun sequence window:
- the LOC105780368 gene encoding uncharacterized protein LOC105780368: protein MRIRKRQAPLPFSSISPVPLSSDPNFNRPPVAVVQLPLRQQQPPTPCCFDPHYPSQSDHPIGQALPTQPRDGTTHGEQLTKNKQDYLVLKPGGEEEEEKINDTREKNVLGAKLGTGSPPQSSSSHHQAVGRWGEGEKEFPLKKRRGSVETTGDDDDTIMAKDTNNKRPMKSSTSKMKTKLNKKLVLQQQQSNGEEQESKDIACTSVYNNNNSSGAKKRGRGGALMEGSRCSRVNGRGWRCCQQTLVGYSLCEHHLGKGRLRSMTSVRSRSLASKEEGQPNNGDNQGLMLSNLSSSSQQLAKRELHGESGGNDAEGEDQKPLMMTKKRAKLGMVKARSISSLLGQNDNAIAVADDNN from the exons ATGAGGATCAGGAAAAGACAGGCTCCGCTACCTTTCTCTTCCATTTCACCAGTACCTCTTTCATCAGATCCCAACTTTAACCGCCCTCCGGTAGCGGTGGTGCAACTCCCGCTACGGCAGCAACAACCACCCACTCCTTGCTGCTTTGATCCTCACTACCCTTCTCAATCTGATCATCCGATCGGCCAAGCACTACCAACCCAACCCCGTGATGGAACAACACATGGAGAACAACTCACGAAGAACAAACAAGACTACTTG gTTTTGAAGCCtggaggagaagaagaagaggagaagaTTAATGACACCAG GGAGAAAAATGTTTTGGGTGCAAAACTAGGAACTGGGTCTCCTCCACAGTCGAGTTCTTCCCATCATCAAG CTGTTGGGAGATGGGGTGAGGGAGAAAAAGAATTTCcattgaagaagagaagagggAGCGTTGAAACAACAGGGGACGATGATGATACGATAATGGCGAAAGATACAAATAATAAGCGGCCGATGAAGAGCAGTACCAGCAAGATGAAGACTAAGCTGAACAAGAAACTTGTGCTGCAGCAGCAGCAAAGCAATGGTGAAGAACAAGAGAGCAAAGACATTGCTTGCACTAGtgtttataataataacaattctAGTGGTGCAAAAAAGAGAGGTCGAGGTGGTGCACTCATGGAAGGGTCGCGGTGCAGTCGAGTTAATGGAAGGGGATGGAGATGTTGCCAACAAACACTCGTTGGTTACTCTCTTTGCGAGCATCATTTGGGCAAAGGTAGGTTGAGGAGCATGACTAGTGTTCGAAGCCGATCTTTAGCATCAAAGGAGGAGGGACAGCCTAATAATGGTGATAATCAAGGTCTGATGTTGTCCAATCTTTCTTCTTCGTCCCAACAATTAGCAAAGCGTGAATTGCATGGTGAAAGTGGTGGGAATGATGCAGAAGGAGAGGATCAGAAGCCATTGATGATGACAAAGAAGAGAGCGAAGCTTGGAATGGTTAAAGCTCGATCCATAAGTAGTTTGCTGGGCCAAAACGACAATGCAATTGCAGTAGCAGATGATAATAACTAG